The genomic interval CCGCGGCCGCCGTGCGCGTGGGCGCGGGTGTTTCCGCGCGGGTCTGCGGTTCGGAGTCACGCTCGTGTGCTGCGGCCGTCGGGGCGTGCGTGGTCCCGCCCTCTTCGGCCTCACCGTCGACGACGGTCACGGTCACGCGCGGGATCATCGTCGTCATCGTCGACGACCCGTGGACGGCTCGTCCGGTCACTCTCGCTCGGTTGCGCGGAGCGCGCGGGCCGCCTGCGGCGAGCGCGCGGGCCTGCACGGCGCGGCGCTCTGCGGCGCGACGTTCGGCGACCCAGCGTGCGTCTGCACGCCGCGCTGTCGCCGCGGCGGCACGTCCGAGCACGAGGACGACGCCGAGGAGCGCGGTCGGCGCGAGGCCCGCGTACCAGAGCAGCGGTGTCAGGGACACGGCGGCCCAGGTGGCGGCGGTCGCGGTGAGGAGGACGAGCGTGAGCGTGAGCCGACGCCGGGCGCGCTTGGCGCGCAGTTCCAGGAGCTCGAGGCGCGTCGTGCGCGCGGTGGCCTGCGGCTCGGCCATCGGTGTCTCCTCTCGGGCGCTGCGGGTGGCGGGGACCGGTACCTTCACGGGCCCGGGGCTGGCGGCCATGGTGAGCAGGCCGACGGACGGGAGGGGCGCCGCGGGCGCGGGTGTGCCGACCGTCGCGACCGCGAGGATGCGCATGCTGTCGGAGAATCGGTCGTCGGACCTGGCGTCGGCGAGCTCCTGGCGGGCGCGCACCTTGCGCGGCACCCAGTATCCGAGCACCAGGACGAACAGCACGAGGGCTGCGAGTCCGGATGCTTGGGATTCCACATCCTGACGGTAGGCGAGCAGCGCGCCGACGTGGTGGAGTGCCTCTCGGCGTGTCTTTCACGACCTGTGTGCGCGTCCCGTGTCATTCGGTGGGCCAACGCGCCTCGCGGGCCTTCTGCCAGCGCGCCAGGAGCCCTCCGGGGACGTCCTCGCTCGTCAACGCGAAGGTGCGATGGTCGCGCCACTTCCCCTGGATGTGCAGGTAGCGCGCGCGTGTCCCCTCGTCTCGGAAGCCGAGCTTCTCGACGACGCGCAGGCTGCGGTGGTTCTCGGGCCGGATGTTGATCTCGATGCGGTGCAGGCCGAGCACCTGGAGGCAGTAGTCGGTTGCCAGGGCGACCGCCGTCGGGATGACGCCCCGGCCGGCGACGTCGCGGGAGACCCAGTAGCCGATCGCGGCCGAGCACAGCGAGCCGTAGGTGATGGACGACACGGTGAGCTGACCCACCAGCGCACCGTCCAGCTCGACGGCGAACGGCAGCGTCGTGCCCGCGCGCGCCTGCTGCGAGAGCAGGCGCACGTACTCGCCGAACGTCGTCGACCCGCCCAGGCCGCGCGGGGAGGTCGCTTCCCACGGTTCGAGCCACGAGTGGTTGGCCGTGCGCAGCCGGAGCCACACCTCGGAGTCCCGACGGCGCAGCGGCCGCAGCACGACCGACCCCTTCGCGTCGTCCTCGCGCAACGTCACCGGCCACGCCTTGGTCACCGTCGTCAGCCCTCTCGCGCACGTTTGCGTCGACCGCGCCACCTGCGGTCCCCCCACGTTCTACCGCCTGTCACTGTGTCGGGTGGACACTGACACAATGTGCGCATGCGTGGCGACTCCAGAGACGCGTTGAAGCACCAGCCGTACCCGCTGACACCCGGCATGGAGCCCGCTGAGGCGAAGGACGAGCTGCGGCACGTCATCCGCCGGCAGCGTGCCGCACGGTCCGCCCGCCAGCGCGCGGACGCCGCGGTCGCGTTCGCCGACGTCCTCGAGACCATCCCGGCGGTCCGTGACGCCGCGTGCGTCGCCGCGTATGCGGCCCGGTCGAACGAGCCGGGCACGGGGGTGCTGCTCGAGCGGCTCGCCACGCGGGGCACGCGCGTGCTGCTGCCCGTGCTCGGCGCGGGGCTTGCGCGCGACTGGGCCCCTTACACGACCGCGGACGACCTGCGCGAGCGCGCTCCGGGGCGCCCCCGGAGCCGGGCGGCCCGGCCCTCGGTGCGTCCGCGATCGCGACCGCCGACGTCGTCGTCGCCCCGGCGCTCGCGGTGGACACCCGTGGGCGTCGGCTGGGTCAGGGCGGCGGTTGGTACGACCGCGTGCTGCGGCTGGTTCCTGAGGGAGTGTCCGTCGTCGCGATGGTGTTCGCGGACGAGGTCTACGACGCCGAGGAGCGGCCGCTGCCGACCGAGCCGCACGACGTGCGCGTGCACGCGGTCGCCACGCCGCAGTGGTGGCGTCCGCTCACGGCGTGAGCGTCAGCACGTCCGACGACGCCGCGTCGACCGCGGCCTTGGTGAACGGGAACGGGAACGTCCGCCCCCGGGACCACGCGTCGATCTGGTCGGTGTAGTGCCGGGTGCCCGGGTGCCCTGAGGAGCCGGTCACGACGACCCAGGTCGAGGCGTCGATGTCGCCAAAGTCGACGACCATGCGCATCGACGGGCCGGTCAGGACCTCGAAGCTGCCCGTTCCTGCGTCCCACCCGGTCGCGTTGACGACGGACGACGACCCTGGCATGGGCACGGGCGAGGGGTTCACGAGCCGACGCACGGGTGCGGGGATCGACTCTCCGCCGAGCACGGGGTGCTCGAGGCGGAGCTGGTGCAGCGTGCCCCATCTCCAGTCAGCAGGGTTCTTCGACATCTCGACCGTGAGGTCACGGCGGGCCGAGACCATCACCTGGTGGAGCACCTCGTCGCGCGACTCGGTGACGTTGAGCGTCGAGCGGTCGTCCCAGAACGGGTCGTTGGGCTTGTCGAGCATGTCGCGCACGACGACGAGCCACTTGCTGCCGCCGTCGGGGCGCATGTCTTGCGGCAGGTCGTCCCAGAACGTGTCCTGGAGGAGGTTGCGCCACACGGCAGCGAAGTAGGCGGCGCCGGCCGAGTCGGCGGACATGCGACGGTCCCAGCCGCGCAGCAGCCGCTGGCCGGCCGCCGAGTAGTCGTCGTCGAGCTGGACGTCGAGCAGCGCGGGCAGCAGCACCTGGGTGTACGGGCTCCAGTCGTCGTTCTGGATGGTGTTGAAGTCGCCGACGGTGAGCTTGCGACCCGAGTCGATCTTCTCCTGGAGCAGCGTGCGGATGCGTTCGGACCGGAACCCGTAGTCCCAGTCGTTGGTGAGGAACGGACCCGCGCCGTCGGGCAGCACGGCCTGGTTGGCGGCGACGATGAAGCCGCTCGCGGGGTCGAGGGCGCGCGGCATCTGGTCGGCCGGCACCCAGCCCTGCCAGTCGAAGCGGGGGTCGCGCCCGTCGCGCGGCCACGAGCCGTCCGAGGGCACCGGCCCGGGCACGCTCTCCCGCACGGGGATGCGCCCCGGCGCCTGGTAGCCGATGTGACCGTCCGCGGTGGCGAACACGATGTTCTGGGCGGGCACGTCGAACAGGGCTGCCGCGGCGCGCATGTCGGCGGCGTTCTGCGCGGTGTTGAACGCGAAGACGGCGTCGGCGGTGCGGCCCGGGGTGAGGGCCGTCCACCCGAGCGAGACGGCGTAGGTGCCCAGCAGCGTGCCCTGCCCCGTCGGGGATCCGGCGACGTTCCCGACGTCGAGCACGTCGGACACGATGGGTCCGTGCACCGTGGAGCGCACCTGGAGGTCGATCGCGGCCGACCCGGCGACGCGGATCGTCTCGGTCCGCGTCTCCACCGGCACCCAGTCGTCGCCACGCTGGTAGGTGTCGTCGCGCACACGCTCGATGA from Xylanimonas allomyrinae carries:
- a CDS encoding GNAT family N-acetyltransferase; this translates as MTLREDDAKGSVVLRPLRRRDSEVWLRLRTANHSWLEPWEATSPRGLGGSTTFGEYVRLLSQQARAGTTLPFAVELDGALVGQLTVSSITYGSLCSAAIGYWVSRDVAGRGVIPTAVALATDYCLQVLGLHRIEINIRPENHRSLRVVEKLGFRDEGTRARYLHIQGKWRDHRTFALTSEDVPGGLLARWQKAREARWPTE
- a CDS encoding 5-formyltetrahydrofolate cyclo-ligase, encoding MRRRVCGPVERAGHGGAARAARHAGHARAAARARRGACARLGPLHDRGRPARARSGAPPEPGGPALGASAIATADVVVAPALAVDTRGRRLGQGGGWYDRVLRLVPEGVSVVAMVFADEVYDAEERPLPTEPHDVRVHAVATPQWWRPLTA
- a CDS encoding penicillin acylase family protein; amino-acid sequence: MSAPATAAVPAEEPAAPAPRGRRSTLRRVVVAVAVVLVLVLVAAVSFATVVVRRPLPQTSGTAQLDGLTGNVRVVRDDRGVPQIYADTAVDLFRAQGFVAAQDRFFEMDYRRHVTAGRLAELVGNVPAAIDADKVVRTFGWRLVAQQELDLLTPETRSYLQAYADGVNAYLAERKPDEIAVEYTVLGLSVDVGQPEPWDPVDSLAWLKAMAWDLRGNYDDELERALAYSTLDDVGLVAELFPSFAAGGNATILDPADIDVDLAAPAADDGSAQAAAAAATTPTAPSSTPVLDAALASARSALDAVPVLVGRGEGTGSNSWVVSGDHTASGKPMLANDPHLSLAAPSIWAQVGLHCTTVGTECPFDVAGFSFSGFPGVIIGHNGALAWGLTNMGADVTDFFIERVRDDTYQRGDDWVPVETRTETIRVAGSAAIDLQVRSTVHGPIVSDVLDVGNVAGSPTGQGTLLGTYAVSLGWTALTPGRTADAVFAFNTAQNAADMRAAAALFDVPAQNIVFATADGHIGYQAPGRIPVRESVPGPVPSDGSWPRDGRDPRFDWQGWVPADQMPRALDPASGFIVAANQAVLPDGAGPFLTNDWDYGFRSERIRTLLQEKIDSGRKLTVGDFNTIQNDDWSPYTQVLLPALLDVQLDDDYSAAGQRLLRGWDRRMSADSAGAAYFAAVWRNLLQDTFWDDLPQDMRPDGGSKWLVVVRDMLDKPNDPFWDDRSTLNVTESRDEVLHQVMVSARRDLTVEMSKNPADWRWGTLHQLRLEHPVLGGESIPAPVRRLVNPSPVPMPGSSSVVNATGWDAGTGSFEVLTGPSMRMVVDFGDIDASTWVVVTGSSGHPGTRHYTDQIDAWSRGRTFPFPFTKAAVDAASSDVLTLTP